The genome window GCACAACGCGCCCGCACGCGCCGCCGCTACTTGCGCAGGTTGAGGACTTCGTTCATCGACCCCTGCCGGTAGCCTTCGAGATCCAGCGTCACGTACTTGAACCCCAGCCCGCGGAAGA of Clostridia bacterium contains these proteins:
- a CDS encoding TIGR00268 family protein; protein product: FRGLGFKYVTLDLEGYRQGSMNEVLNLRK